A region from the Mesorhizobium sp. J8 genome encodes:
- a CDS encoding FAD-binding oxidoreductase — translation MALSDLNPVERNEEGIAAVLGILKQRFGERFQTGEAIRGQHAHTTTYIPTQAPDGVAFAETAGDVQEIVRACAAHRVPVIAFGVGSSLEGHTNAPGGGISIDTSRMNRILAVNPQDLDCTVEPGVTREDLNRHLRDTGLFFPMDPGANASLGGMAATRASGTNAVRYGTMRENVLSLTAVMADGETVTTGKRAKKSSAGYDLTRLLVGSEGTLGVITSLTLRLQGIPQAISGGVCPFPSLEAACNTVIATIQMGIPVARIELVNALQMRAMKNYSKLDYPESPCLFVEFHGSDAGVAEQAETFGMIAEENGGGPFLWTSVAEERTKLWKARHDAYWSSLTLRPGAKGLSTDVCVPISRLAECVTETEADIAEMGLIAPIVGHAGDGNFHVLVLMDVDNPAEIALAEKFVARLNMRAIAMEGTCTGEHGIGQGKVGFLRHELGHGVDVMRTIKQALDPLNIMNPGKILPAAG, via the coding sequence ATGGCTTTGAGCGACCTCAACCCCGTCGAACGCAACGAGGAAGGCATTGCCGCGGTGCTCGGCATCCTCAAGCAGCGCTTCGGCGAGCGCTTCCAGACCGGCGAGGCGATCCGCGGCCAGCACGCGCACACCACCACCTATATCCCGACCCAGGCGCCGGACGGCGTCGCTTTCGCCGAGACGGCAGGGGACGTGCAGGAGATCGTGCGCGCCTGCGCCGCGCACCGCGTGCCGGTGATCGCCTTCGGCGTCGGCTCCTCGCTGGAGGGCCACACCAATGCGCCAGGCGGCGGCATTTCCATCGATACGTCGCGCATGAACCGGATTCTTGCCGTCAACCCGCAGGACCTCGACTGCACCGTCGAGCCCGGCGTGACGCGCGAGGACCTCAACCGGCACCTGCGCGACACCGGCCTGTTCTTTCCGATGGATCCGGGCGCCAATGCCTCGCTCGGCGGCATGGCGGCGACCAGGGCTTCCGGCACCAACGCGGTGCGCTATGGCACCATGCGCGAGAACGTGCTGTCGCTGACCGCCGTCATGGCAGACGGCGAGACGGTGACGACCGGCAAGCGGGCGAAGAAAAGCTCGGCCGGCTACGACCTGACGCGGCTTCTGGTCGGTTCCGAAGGTACTCTCGGCGTCATCACGTCGCTGACGCTGAGGCTGCAGGGCATTCCGCAAGCGATCTCGGGCGGCGTCTGCCCGTTCCCGAGCCTCGAAGCGGCCTGCAACACGGTGATCGCGACGATCCAGATGGGCATCCCGGTGGCGCGCATCGAGCTGGTCAACGCGCTGCAGATGCGGGCGATGAAGAACTATTCCAAGCTCGATTATCCGGAGAGCCCGTGTCTGTTCGTCGAATTCCACGGCAGCGACGCGGGCGTGGCCGAACAGGCCGAGACGTTCGGCATGATCGCCGAGGAGAATGGCGGCGGGCCGTTCCTGTGGACCAGCGTCGCGGAAGAGCGGACGAAGCTCTGGAAAGCCAGGCACGACGCCTATTGGTCGTCGCTGACGCTGCGTCCCGGTGCCAAAGGGCTGTCGACCGATGTCTGCGTGCCGATCTCCAGGCTGGCCGAATGCGTCACCGAAACCGAGGCCGACATCGCCGAGATGGGACTGATCGCGCCGATCGTCGGCCATGCGGGCGACGGCAATTTCCATGTGCTGGTGCTGATGGATGTCGATAACCCGGCCGAGATCGCGCTTGCGGAAAAATTCGTCGCCAGGCTCAACATGCGCGCCATCGCCATGGAAGGCACCTGCACCGGCGAGCACGGCATCGGCCAGGGCAAGGTCGGCTTCCTGCGCCATGAGCTCGGCCATGGCGTCGATGTCATGCGCACGATCAAGCAGGCGCTCGATCCGCTGAACATCATGAATCCGGGCAAGATCTTGCCGGCGGCGGGCTGA
- a CDS encoding thioesterase family protein — MTMPAPIITSPMAIEKDWIDYNGHLNMAYYNVLFDRGSDEAFEMMGMGPGYAKERRLTIYTAEVHVCYVQELHLDHKVKVSFQLIDHDEKRLRAYQEIRHVDGWLAATSEQLALHVDMAGPRVAPFPPDVLARVEAMRAAHAALPMPERAGRSIAIKRKSA, encoded by the coding sequence ATGACGATGCCTGCGCCGATCATTACCAGCCCGATGGCGATCGAGAAGGACTGGATCGACTACAACGGTCACCTCAACATGGCCTACTACAACGTGCTGTTCGACCGCGGCTCGGACGAGGCTTTCGAAATGATGGGCATGGGACCTGGTTACGCCAAGGAGCGGCGCCTCACCATCTACACGGCGGAAGTCCATGTCTGCTACGTGCAGGAGTTGCATCTCGACCACAAGGTGAAGGTCTCGTTCCAGCTCATCGACCATGACGAAAAGCGGCTAAGGGCCTATCAGGAGATCCGCCACGTCGATGGTTGGCTGGCCGCCACCTCCGAGCAGCTCGCACTGCATGTCGACATGGCCGGGCCGCGGGTCGCCCCCTTCCCGCCCGACGTGCTCGCCAGGGTGGAGGCGATGCGCGCCGCCCATGCGGCGCTGCCGATGCCCGAGCGCGCCGGCCGCTCGATCGCCATCAAGCGCAAGAGCGCTTGA
- a CDS encoding Lrp/AsnC family transcriptional regulator produces the protein MKNLRSENADLDAIDLKLLRLLEKDARISTAELARAVGLSAPSVAERIRKLQENGVIEAYTVRINPAALGMKLSAWLRIRPVPGQLSVVADIIRELPEIAQCDRVTGEDCFIALAHVSSVSELERVIDRIIPYAMTNTAIIQSSPVAPRSPLGGFRHK, from the coding sequence TTGAAAAACCTTCGAAGTGAAAATGCCGATCTGGACGCGATCGATCTGAAGCTCCTGCGGCTCCTGGAAAAGGACGCGCGCATCAGCACGGCGGAGCTGGCGCGCGCCGTCGGGCTGTCGGCGCCGAGCGTGGCGGAGCGCATCCGCAAGCTGCAGGAAAACGGCGTGATCGAGGCCTATACGGTCAGGATCAATCCGGCCGCTCTCGGAATGAAGCTGTCGGCATGGCTTAGAATCAGGCCGGTGCCGGGGCAGCTTTCCGTAGTGGCGGACATCATTCGCGAGCTACCGGAAATCGCGCAATGCGACCGGGTGACCGGCGAGGATTGCTTCATCGCGCTCGCCCATGTCAGCTCGGTGAGCGAGCTCGAGCGCGTGATCGACCGGATCATTCCCTATGCGATGACCAACACCGCCATCATCCAGTCGTCACCGGTCGCGCCGCGCTCGCCGCTTGGCGGATTCAGGCATAAGTGA
- a CDS encoding EamA family transporter, whose amino-acid sequence MKTQTQIPTANRASGDTEAGSTLAGPTTLARTADALPPHVWFCVSAVFHYLGPAFAVLLFAQVGVLGMAWLRIATAALIFAPLTMPWRVFAHADRGRRRLLLAFGACLAVMNCSFYLALDRLPISLVAAIEFVGTIAVALVGLRSRRNFAALAVAVVGTLLLIDVKWSSDPIGLFWAFLNGALFVGYIVIGHRVAQAGFGIAGLGAAMAVAFLIVLPIGFREALPAFSSPQLLAAAIGVGVCSSVIPYICDQLAMARLPRASFALMLSLLPLTATLIGVIVLRQVPSVTDCLGVTLVIAGVAMHKPAANT is encoded by the coding sequence ATGAAGACGCAAACGCAAATTCCAACTGCAAACCGGGCCAGCGGTGATACCGAAGCGGGCTCCACCCTCGCCGGCCCTACCACACTTGCCAGGACGGCCGACGCGTTGCCGCCGCATGTCTGGTTCTGCGTCAGCGCCGTGTTCCATTATCTCGGGCCGGCCTTCGCCGTGCTGCTTTTCGCTCAGGTCGGCGTGCTCGGCATGGCTTGGCTGCGCATCGCCACCGCCGCCCTCATCTTCGCCCCTTTGACCATGCCCTGGCGCGTTTTCGCGCACGCCGATCGCGGCCGGCGACGGTTGCTGCTGGCCTTCGGCGCCTGTCTGGCGGTGATGAACTGCTCGTTCTATCTGGCGCTCGACCGCCTGCCGATCTCGCTGGTGGCGGCGATCGAATTCGTCGGCACGATCGCCGTGGCGCTGGTCGGCCTGCGCAGCCGGCGCAACTTCGCCGCGCTGGCCGTTGCCGTGGTCGGCACCTTGCTGCTCATCGACGTGAAATGGTCGAGCGATCCGATCGGCCTGTTCTGGGCGTTTTTGAATGGCGCCCTCTTCGTTGGCTACATCGTGATCGGTCACCGTGTCGCGCAGGCAGGCTTCGGCATCGCCGGCCTCGGCGCCGCCATGGCGGTCGCATTCCTCATCGTCTTGCCGATCGGCTTTCGCGAGGCGCTGCCCGCTTTCTCGTCGCCGCAACTGCTTGCTGCGGCGATCGGCGTCGGCGTCTGCTCCTCGGTCATCCCCTACATCTGCGACCAGCTCGCCATGGCTAGGCTGCCGCGCGCGAGCTTCGCGCTGATGCTGTCGCTCCTGCCGCTCACGGCGACGCTGATCGGCGTCATCGTGCTGCGCCAGGTGCCGAGCGTCACTGATTGCCTCGGCGTCACTCTGGTGATAGCCGGCGTTGCCATGCACAAGCCGGCGGCAAATACATGA
- a CDS encoding dienelactone hydrolase family protein, protein MTEPAAKPTQLIITQAMIDAYDEYTHLTLDRRRFMEQLTKLAGSGAAAAAIAPMLAANSAKAAIVAEDDSRVKGEDITYPGSSGEMKAYLVKPADQQGKLGTVIVIHENRGLNPHIRDVARRVALEGFIALAPDFLSPLGGTPSDEDKARDMFSKLDAAQVAADGVATVAYLRSLKDGNGKVGAVGFCWGGGAVNQLAVRAPDLNAGVAYYGMQPKAEDAAKIKAPLLLHYAGLDSRTNAGIDAYKKALDAAHVEYKVYVYEGANHAFNNDTSAARYDKKAADLAWGRTVAFLKEKLA, encoded by the coding sequence ATGACCGAGCCCGCCGCCAAGCCCACGCAGCTCATCATCACGCAGGCGATGATCGATGCGTATGACGAGTACACGCATCTGACGCTCGACCGCCGCCGCTTCATGGAGCAGTTGACGAAGCTGGCGGGCTCGGGCGCCGCGGCGGCCGCGATCGCGCCGATGCTGGCGGCCAATTCCGCAAAAGCGGCGATCGTCGCTGAGGACGACAGCCGCGTTAAGGGCGAGGACATCACCTATCCCGGCTCGAGCGGCGAGATGAAAGCCTATCTGGTCAAGCCGGCCGATCAGCAGGGAAAGCTCGGCACCGTCATCGTCATCCACGAGAACAGGGGGCTCAACCCGCATATCCGCGATGTCGCCCGGCGCGTGGCGCTGGAGGGATTCATCGCGCTGGCGCCGGACTTCCTGTCGCCGCTTGGCGGCACGCCGTCCGACGAGGACAAGGCGCGCGATATGTTCAGCAAGCTCGATGCCGCTCAGGTCGCGGCCGACGGCGTGGCGACGGTCGCCTACCTCAGGAGCCTCAAGGACGGCAACGGCAAGGTCGGGGCGGTCGGGTTCTGCTGGGGCGGCGGCGCGGTCAACCAGCTCGCAGTCCGTGCGCCCGACCTCAACGCAGGCGTCGCCTATTACGGCATGCAGCCCAAGGCCGAGGACGCCGCGAAGATCAAGGCGCCGCTGCTGCTCCACTATGCCGGGCTCGACAGCAGGACCAATGCCGGCATCGATGCCTACAAGAAGGCGCTCGATGCCGCCCATGTCGAATACAAGGTCTATGTCTATGAAGGCGCCAATCATGCCTTCAACAACGACACCTCGGCCGCGCGCTATGACAAGAAGGCCGCCGATCTCGCCTGGGGCCGGACGGTGGCGTTTCTCAAAGAGAAGCTCGCCTAG
- a CDS encoding glucose/quinate/shikimate family membrane-bound PQQ-dependent dehydrogenase, giving the protein MAVTITSLVLFLIGLILGGGGIWLVALGGSWYYLVAGLVFLITAWLLFRRRSTSLWLYALFVLATLCWAVWEIGFDWWQLGPRGGVIVLIALWLLTPWARRGLRGPDGRAPLILAVLASLAVAGYSMTADPHDIGGTLGTEKVAAAANLGGDMPAGEWHFYGRTPFGQRYSPLDQITPDNVAKLQPAWTYRTGDVKGPDDIGETTYQVTPLKVGDTLFICTPHNFAIAIDAASGKEKWRYDPKIKLDNNRQHQTCRGVSYYADAKIAAGQPCAQRVYLPTSDARLIALDAANGQVCPSFAEGGTLNLMANMPYPKSGYYYSTSAPLIVAGKIIVGGAVNDNYSTEEPSGVIRAFDVDTGALLWNWDSGNPDVTTPLPAGQTYTHNSPNMWSTASADEKLGLLYVPLGNQTPDQLGMGRSANVEKFSSSITALDLNTGQLRWVRQTVHHDLWDMDVPAQPSLVDITTANGVVPALVGPTKQGDLYVLDRRTGEPIIPVKEVPAPGGAIEGDQASATQPASDLSFNPKPLTGADMWGITMFDQLACRIELKKLRYEGRYTPPSLQGSLVYPGNFGVFNWGGVAVDPVRQVMFGMPTYLAFTSKLIPRADVPPPGDTKGSEQGLNRNEGAPYAVVMGPFLSPLGIPCQAPPWGYVAGVDLKTGNIAYKHRNGTVYDMTPLPLPFKVGVPGIGGPMITAGGVAFLGAAVDDYLRAYDLTTGRQLWQARLPAGGQATPMTYTVADGRQFVVIVAGGHGSVGTKPGDYVMAYALPK; this is encoded by the coding sequence TTGGCTGTCACCATCACCTCCCTCGTCCTCTTCCTCATCGGTCTCATTCTCGGCGGCGGCGGCATCTGGCTCGTCGCGCTGGGCGGCAGTTGGTATTACCTGGTCGCCGGCCTGGTCTTCCTGATCACCGCATGGCTGCTTTTCAGGCGCCGGTCGACCTCGCTTTGGCTCTACGCGCTGTTCGTGCTCGCCACTTTATGCTGGGCGGTCTGGGAAATCGGCTTCGACTGGTGGCAGCTCGGTCCGCGCGGCGGCGTCATCGTGCTCATCGCGCTATGGCTACTGACGCCATGGGCAAGGCGAGGCCTGCGGGGGCCGGACGGACGCGCGCCGCTGATCCTGGCGGTGCTCGCCTCGCTTGCGGTCGCCGGTTATTCGATGACCGCCGATCCGCACGACATCGGCGGCACGCTCGGCACCGAAAAGGTGGCGGCGGCCGCCAATCTCGGCGGCGACATGCCGGCAGGCGAGTGGCACTTCTATGGCCGCACGCCTTTCGGCCAGCGCTATTCGCCGCTCGACCAGATCACGCCCGACAATGTCGCCAAGCTGCAGCCGGCCTGGACCTATCGCACCGGCGACGTGAAGGGCCCCGACGATATCGGCGAGACGACCTATCAGGTGACGCCCCTGAAAGTGGGCGACACGCTGTTCATCTGCACGCCGCATAATTTCGCCATCGCCATCGATGCGGCGAGCGGCAAGGAAAAGTGGCGCTACGATCCCAAGATCAAGCTGGACAACAACCGCCAGCACCAGACCTGCCGCGGCGTGTCCTATTACGCCGATGCCAAGATCGCCGCCGGCCAGCCCTGCGCGCAGCGCGTCTACCTGCCGACGTCGGACGCTCGGCTGATCGCGCTCGACGCCGCGAATGGGCAGGTATGTCCGTCCTTCGCCGAGGGCGGCACGCTGAACCTGATGGCCAACATGCCCTATCCGAAGTCGGGCTATTATTATTCGACCTCGGCGCCGCTTATCGTCGCCGGCAAGATCATCGTCGGCGGCGCGGTCAACGACAATTACTCGACCGAGGAGCCGTCCGGCGTCATCCGCGCCTTCGATGTCGACACCGGCGCCCTGTTGTGGAACTGGGATTCCGGCAATCCGGATGTGACGACGCCGCTGCCCGCCGGGCAGACCTACACCCACAACTCGCCCAACATGTGGTCGACGGCGAGCGCCGACGAGAAGCTCGGACTGCTTTACGTGCCGCTCGGCAACCAGACACCGGACCAGCTCGGCATGGGTCGCAGCGCCAATGTCGAGAAGTTCTCGTCATCGATCACCGCGCTCGACCTCAACACCGGGCAATTGCGCTGGGTGCGGCAGACCGTGCATCACGACCTGTGGGACATGGACGTGCCGGCGCAGCCGTCGCTGGTCGACATCACGACGGCTAACGGCGTCGTGCCGGCGCTGGTCGGGCCGACCAAGCAGGGCGATCTCTACGTGCTCGACCGGCGTACCGGCGAGCCGATCATTCCGGTGAAGGAAGTGCCGGCGCCCGGCGGCGCGATCGAGGGCGACCAGGCCTCGGCGACGCAACCGGCCTCCGATCTTTCGTTCAATCCGAAACCGCTGACCGGCGCCGACATGTGGGGTATCACCATGTTCGACCAGCTGGCCTGCCGGATCGAATTGAAGAAGCTGCGCTATGAGGGCCGCTACACGCCGCCCTCGCTGCAGGGGTCGCTGGTCTATCCCGGCAATTTCGGCGTCTTCAACTGGGGCGGCGTCGCGGTCGATCCGGTGCGGCAGGTGATGTTCGGCATGCCGACCTACCTGGCTTTCACGTCCAAGCTGATCCCGCGCGCGGACGTGCCGCCGCCGGGCGACACCAAGGGCAGCGAGCAGGGACTGAACCGCAATGAAGGCGCGCCTTACGCGGTGGTGATGGGGCCGTTCCTGTCGCCGCTCGGCATTCCCTGCCAGGCGCCGCCTTGGGGCTATGTCGCCGGCGTCGACCTCAAGACCGGAAACATCGCCTACAAGCACCGCAACGGTACTGTCTACGACATGACGCCGCTGCCGCTGCCGTTCAAGGTCGGCGTTCCCGGCATCGGCGGGCCGATGATCACGGCGGGCGGCGTCGCTTTCCTGGGCGCGGCGGTCGACGACTATCTGCGCGCCTACGACCTCACCACCGGCAGGCAGCTCTGGCAGGCCAGGCTGCCGGCGGGCGGGCAGGCGACACCGATGACCTATACGGTCGCCGACGGCCGCCAGTTCGTCGTCATCGTCGCCGGCGGGCACGGCTCGGTCGGCACCAAGCCGGGTGACTATGTGATGGCTTACGCGCTGCCCAAATAA
- a CDS encoding ATP-dependent helicase: MSGFSEDMPFFDEPNARPAAAPSGIAARAMAARSGQNSAPDYLKGLNPEQRLAVETTEGPVLVLAGAGTGKTRVLTTRIAHILATGRAFPSQILAVTFTNKAAREMKQRIGFLIGEGNVEGMPWLGTFHSIGVKLLRRHAELAGLKSDFTILDTDDVVRLIKQLIQAEGLDDKRWPAKTFAQMLDNWKNKGLGPDEIPEGDARSFGNGKGRQLYKAYQERLQTLNSCDFGDLLYHPIRIFRAYPDVLKEYHRKFKYILVDEYQDTNTAQYMWLRLLAQRPHAGRSASSDSAEGRKPDRASERLRGPRGGPAPAGAEQPVSVNICCVGDDDQSIYGWRGAEVDNILRFDKDFPGATIIRLERNYRSTAHILGAASHLIAHNEGRFGKTLFTDRDDPEDDKVHVHAAWDSEEEARAIGDAIEVYQRQKHNLNDMAILVRASFQMRAFEDRFITLGLNYRVIGGPRFYERLEIRDALAFFRVVANGGDDLAFERIVNVPKRGLGEATIRQIHDTARAMRVPMLEAAATLAESDELKPKPRAALREVAANFERWQKALETTPHTELAETILEESGYTDMWKNDRSAEAPGRLENLKELIRSMEEYESLRAFLEHVALVMEAEQGESLDAVSIMTLHSAKGLEFETVFLPGWEEGLFPHQRALDEGGRSGLEEERRLAYVGLTRAKKNLHIWFVSNRLIHGLWQSTIPSRFLDELPESHVDVADGGNSYGGYGNPYGGGAFASGRGGGRQNPYGASRFDNIGAKDQGSFSNTYATPGWQRAQANRTEATDRNWGTRSGHQVERIGYGETDSGYGAGRTSVKGRTIEGELVAKSVADTPSAFNVGDRVFHQKFGNGNIAAIDGNKLTIDFDKAGQKRVLDGFVAPV, from the coding sequence ATGTCGGGCTTTTCCGAGGACATGCCTTTTTTCGATGAACCGAATGCGCGGCCGGCGGCGGCCCCATCCGGCATAGCCGCGCGCGCCATGGCGGCGCGCAGCGGCCAGAACAGCGCGCCCGATTACCTGAAGGGCTTGAACCCGGAGCAGCGGCTCGCCGTCGAGACGACCGAAGGGCCGGTCCTGGTGCTGGCCGGCGCCGGCACCGGCAAGACGCGGGTGCTCACCACGCGCATCGCCCACATCCTCGCCACCGGCAGGGCCTTCCCCTCGCAGATCCTGGCCGTCACCTTCACCAACAAGGCCGCGCGCGAGATGAAGCAGCGCATCGGCTTCCTGATCGGTGAAGGCAATGTCGAGGGCATGCCCTGGCTCGGCACCTTCCATTCGATCGGCGTCAAGCTGCTTCGCCGCCACGCCGAGCTTGCCGGGCTGAAATCGGATTTCACCATCCTCGACACCGATGACGTGGTACGGCTGATCAAGCAGTTGATCCAGGCCGAAGGGCTGGACGACAAGCGCTGGCCGGCCAAGACCTTCGCCCAGATGCTCGACAACTGGAAGAACAAGGGCCTCGGCCCCGACGAGATTCCGGAAGGCGATGCGCGCAGCTTCGGCAACGGCAAGGGCCGTCAGCTCTACAAGGCCTATCAGGAACGGCTGCAGACGCTGAATTCCTGCGACTTCGGCGACTTGCTCTATCATCCGATCCGCATCTTCCGCGCCTATCCGGACGTGCTGAAGGAATATCACCGCAAGTTCAAATACATCCTGGTCGACGAGTACCAGGACACCAACACCGCGCAGTATATGTGGCTGCGCCTTTTGGCGCAGCGGCCCCATGCAGGGCGCTCTGCAAGTTCCGACTCGGCCGAAGGCCGCAAGCCCGACCGTGCCTCCGAGCGGTTGCGAGGCCCGCGCGGAGGGCCCGCGCCGGCAGGCGCGGAACAGCCCGTGAGCGTGAATATTTGCTGCGTCGGTGACGACGACCAGTCGATCTATGGCTGGCGCGGCGCCGAGGTCGATAACATCCTGCGCTTCGACAAGGACTTCCCGGGCGCCACCATCATCCGTCTGGAGCGCAACTACCGCTCCACGGCGCATATCCTTGGCGCCGCTTCCCACCTCATCGCCCACAATGAGGGCCGTTTCGGCAAGACGCTGTTCACCGACCGCGACGACCCCGAGGACGACAAGGTTCATGTCCACGCCGCCTGGGACTCGGAGGAAGAAGCGCGCGCCATCGGCGACGCCATCGAGGTCTATCAGCGCCAGAAGCACAATCTGAATGACATGGCGATTCTCGTCCGCGCGTCCTTCCAGATGCGCGCCTTCGAAGACCGCTTCATCACGCTGGGCTTGAACTACCGCGTCATCGGCGGTCCGCGCTTCTACGAGCGCCTAGAGATCCGCGACGCGCTTGCCTTCTTCCGCGTCGTCGCCAACGGCGGCGACGACCTCGCCTTCGAGCGCATCGTCAACGTGCCGAAGCGCGGGCTCGGCGAAGCCACCATCCGCCAGATCCACGACACCGCGCGCGCCATGCGCGTGCCGATGCTGGAAGCGGCGGCGACACTCGCCGAAAGCGACGAGCTGAAGCCGAAGCCGCGCGCGGCACTGCGCGAGGTCGCAGCCAATTTCGAACGCTGGCAGAAGGCGCTGGAGACCACGCCGCATACCGAGCTCGCCGAGACCATCCTGGAGGAGAGCGGCTACACGGATATGTGGAAGAACGACCGTTCGGCGGAGGCGCCCGGGCGGCTGGAGAACCTCAAGGAACTGATCCGCTCCATGGAGGAGTACGAATCGTTGCGTGCCTTCCTCGAGCACGTCGCGCTGGTGATGGAGGCCGAGCAAGGCGAGTCGCTCGACGCGGTCTCGATCATGACGCTGCATTCGGCCAAGGGCCTCGAATTCGAGACCGTGTTCCTCCCCGGCTGGGAGGAAGGCCTGTTTCCGCACCAACGCGCGCTGGACGAAGGCGGCCGATCGGGCCTGGAGGAGGAACGCCGGCTTGCCTATGTTGGCCTGACGCGGGCGAAGAAGAACCTGCATATCTGGTTCGTCTCCAACCGCCTGATCCACGGCCTGTGGCAATCGACGATCCCGTCGCGCTTCCTCGACGAACTGCCGGAGAGCCATGTCGATGTCGCCGACGGCGGCAATTCCTACGGCGGCTATGGCAACCCCTATGGCGGCGGCGCTTTCGCCTCAGGGCGTGGCGGCGGCCGGCAGAACCCCTACGGCGCCTCGCGCTTCGACAATATTGGCGCCAAGGACCAGGGCAGCTTTTCCAACACCTATGCGACGCCCGGCTGGCAGCGCGCGCAGGCCAACCGCACCGAAGCGACCGACCGCAACTGGGGCACCCGCTCCGGCCACCAGGTCGAGCGCATCGGCTATGGCGAGACCGACAGCGGCTACGGCGCCGGCCGCACCTCGGTGAAGGGCCGCACCATCGAGGGCGAGCTGGTCGCGAAATCCGTCGCCGACACGCCGTCGGCCTTCAATGTCGGCGACCGCGTCTTCCACCAGAAATTCGGCAACGGCAACATCGCCGCCATCGACGGCAACAAGCTCACCATCGACTTCGACAAGGCGGGGCAGAAACGCGTGCTGGACGGGTTCGTCGCACCGGTGTGA
- a CDS encoding esterase-like activity of phytase family protein — MKHLTRTAALGAALALFTAMTPALADGVAYVNKGLVGVGRIPASQKDKFGETFGSGSGMAIDTKSWARDGAGYKGSLWLLPDRGYNVVGTTDYRPRLNTISIELTPTAPGAAPAAGQEQTGVKATLADTMLLTDDKGADATGLDPLNGVREAAGEMPILPQADNGKLALDDEAIVRLPDGTMFISDEYGPNIYRLSAEGRLMSATQPPAALVPMRHGKPNFASDNPGPGAAEPDPKDPETGRQNNQGLEGMSMTPDGKFLIAVLQSATRQDGGDSGSTRQNTRALVYDASDPAHLKLAHEYVVPLPVFKDANGKTKVAAQSEIVALSDKSFLMLARDSGNGQGLKGDESLYRKIEIVDLSAATDIANGPFDAADKPVAPKGVLDPSVTPAKLTSFIDINDKGELGRFGLHNGAPNDRNNLSEKWEAMSLVSVLDPKLPDDYFLFVANDNDFLTQDGFQVGAPYKAEDGADVDTTFLVYQVTLPGLSGNSLAAN; from the coding sequence ATGAAACATCTCACCCGAACCGCCGCGCTTGGGGCGGCACTCGCCCTGTTCACCGCCATGACGCCGGCGCTCGCCGATGGCGTTGCCTATGTCAACAAGGGGCTGGTCGGCGTCGGCCGCATTCCGGCCAGCCAGAAGGACAAGTTCGGTGAGACGTTCGGTTCGGGCTCCGGCATGGCGATAGACACCAAGTCCTGGGCACGCGACGGCGCGGGCTACAAGGGTTCGCTCTGGCTGCTGCCGGATCGCGGCTACAATGTCGTCGGCACCACCGATTATCGCCCGCGCCTCAACACCATCTCGATCGAGCTGACCCCGACCGCCCCGGGCGCGGCGCCGGCCGCCGGGCAGGAACAGACCGGCGTCAAGGCGACGCTCGCCGACACCATGCTCCTGACCGACGACAAGGGCGCCGACGCCACCGGCCTCGATCCGCTGAACGGCGTGCGCGAAGCAGCCGGCGAGATGCCGATCCTGCCGCAGGCCGACAACGGCAAGTTGGCGCTGGACGACGAGGCGATCGTGCGCCTGCCCGACGGCACGATGTTCATCTCCGACGAATACGGCCCCAACATCTACCGGTTATCGGCCGAAGGCCGCCTGATGTCGGCGACGCAGCCGCCCGCGGCGCTGGTGCCCATGCGCCACGGCAAACCCAACTTCGCTTCCGACAATCCTGGCCCGGGCGCCGCCGAACCCGATCCGAAGGATCCCGAGACCGGCCGCCAGAACAACCAGGGCCTCGAAGGCATGTCGATGACGCCGGACGGCAAGTTCCTGATCGCCGTGCTGCAGTCGGCAACCCGCCAGGACGGCGGCGATTCCGGCTCGACGCGCCAGAACACCCGCGCGCTGGTCTATGATGCCTCCGATCCCGCCCATCTCAAGCTGGCGCATGAATATGTCGTGCCGTTGCCGGTGTTCAAAGACGCCAACGGCAAGACCAAGGTGGCCGCCCAGAGCGAGATCGTCGCGCTCTCCGACAAGAGCTTCTTGATGCTGGCGCGCGACTCCGGCAACGGCCAGGGCCTGAAGGGCGACGAGTCGCTCTACCGCAAGATCGAGATCGTCGACCTTTCCGCCGCGACCGACATCGCCAACGGACCGTTCGACGCCGCGGACAAGCCGGTCGCGCCGAAGGGGGTGCTCGACCCGTCGGTGACGCCTGCCAAGCTGACCTCCTTCATCGACATCAACGACAAGGGCGAGCTCGGCCGCTTCGGCCTGCACAACGGCGCGCCGAACGACAGGAACAACCTGTCCGAGAAGTGGGAGGCCATGTCGCTGGTCAGCGTGCTCGATCCGAAGCTCCCCGACGACTATTTCCTGTTCGTCGCCAACGACAACGACTTCCTCACCCAGGACGGCTTCCAGGTCGGCGCGCCCTACAAAGCCGAGGACGGCGCCGATGTCGACACCACTTTCCTGGTCTATCAGGTCACCCTGCCTGGACTTTCCGGGAACAGCCTCGCTGCTAACTAG